In one Pseudomonas sp. MM211 genomic region, the following are encoded:
- the rimK gene encoding 30S ribosomal protein S6--L-glutamate ligase, with translation MKIAVLSRNPRLYSTRRLVEAGQQRGHEMVVIDTLRAYMNIASHKPQIHYRGKPLEGFDAVIPRIGASVTFYGCAVLRQFEMMGVVPLNESVAIARSRDKLRSLQLLSRRGIGLPVTGFAHSPDDIPDLIDMVNGAPLVIKVLEGTQGIGVVLCETEKAAESVIEAFMGLKQNIMVQEYIKEAGGADIRCFVVGDKVIAAMKRQAKPGEFRSNLHRGGTASLIKITPEERMTAIRAAKVMGLSVAGVDILRSNHGPLVMEVNSSPGLEGIEVTTGKDVAGMIIQFLEKNGGPNLTRTKGKG, from the coding sequence ATGAAGATTGCTGTGCTGTCGCGCAACCCGCGCCTGTATTCCACCCGCCGCCTGGTAGAAGCCGGGCAGCAGCGCGGCCATGAAATGGTGGTGATCGACACCCTTCGGGCCTACATGAACATCGCCAGCCACAAGCCGCAGATCCACTACCGCGGCAAGCCGCTGGAAGGCTTCGACGCGGTGATCCCGCGCATCGGCGCCTCGGTGACCTTCTACGGCTGCGCGGTACTGCGCCAGTTCGAGATGATGGGCGTGGTACCACTCAACGAATCGGTGGCCATCGCCCGCTCGCGAGACAAACTGCGCTCGTTGCAGCTACTGTCGCGCCGCGGCATCGGCTTGCCAGTGACCGGCTTCGCCCACTCGCCGGACGACATCCCCGACCTGATCGACATGGTCAACGGCGCACCGCTGGTGATCAAGGTGCTGGAAGGCACCCAGGGTATCGGCGTGGTGCTGTGCGAGACGGAGAAGGCGGCCGAGTCGGTGATCGAGGCCTTCATGGGCCTCAAACAGAACATCATGGTGCAGGAATACATCAAGGAAGCCGGCGGCGCCGACATCCGCTGTTTCGTGGTCGGCGACAAGGTCATCGCGGCGATGAAGCGTCAGGCCAAGCCCGGTGAATTCCGCTCCAACCTGCACCGCGGCGGCACCGCCAGCCTGATCAAGATCACCCCGGAAGAACGCATGACCGCCATCCGCGCGGCCAAGGTCATGGGCCTGTCGGTAGCGGGGGTCGACATCCTGCGCTCCAATCACGGCCCGCTGGTAATGGAGGTGAACTCCTCGCCTGGCCTGGAGGGCATCGAAGTGACCACCGGCAAGGACGTCGCCGGAATGATCATCCAGTTTCTGGAAAAGAACGGCGGCCCCAACCTGACGCGTACCAAGGGCAAAGGATGA